DNA from Alnus glutinosa chromosome 2, dhAlnGlut1.1, whole genome shotgun sequence:
CCGCAAACTCATCCTCCGCTGCGGCGACCTCTGCCAAGCCACCTACGACGCCTTCAACAACGACCAGAACTCCAAGTACTGTGGCTCCAGCCGCTATGGAAAGGCCTCCTTCTTCCACAAAGTCATGTTCGACGCCGCCTCCGACTATCAAGTCGTCTACTTCCTTTACGCCACTGCCAAAGTCAGCCAGCCCGAAGCCTTTCTTCTCCACTCGCAGTCCCGCGAGTCCTGGGACCGTGAGTCCAACTGGATTGGCTACATCGCTGTGACCAACGACCAGATCAGCACCGCCCTGGGCCGACGTGAAATACATGTCGTCTGGCGTGGGACGACAAGGAACTACGAGTGGGTTAATGTTTTAGGCGCTGATCTCGAGTCTGCCAAGCCATTGATTCGTCCAAATGCGCGTGCTGAATCTGGTGATGACGGGAGTAGCAGTAGTGATAGCGATGGTGATAATGAAAAGATGCCAAAAGTCATGAGGGGTTGGCTTACTATTTACATCTCAGACGACCCCAAGTCACCCTTCACAAAAGCAAGTGCCAGAACACAGCTTTTAACCAAGATAAAGGAGTTGACACAGCAATACAAAGATGAAAAGGTAAGCATGACATTAACGGGGCACAGCCTTGGCGCAAGCTTAGCGGTCTTGAGCGCTTTCGATTTGGTAGAGAATGGTGTTTCCGATATTCCGGTTTCAGCTATTGTTTTTGGGTGCCCACAAGTTGGGAATAAAGCATTCAACGAGAGGTTCAACAGGTATACAAATCTGAAGGTTTTGCATGTGAAGAACACCATTGATCTAATCCCGCACTATCCAGGGCGGTTGTTGGGGTACGTGGACACGGGGATTGAGCTGGTGATAGATACAAGGAAGTCGCCGAGCTTGAAGGACTCGAAGAATCCGAGTGACTGGCATAATTTGCAGGCCATGTTGCATGTGGTTGCTGGGTGGAACGGGGAGAAGGGGGATTTTGAGGTGAAGGTGAAGCGGAGCTTGGCTTTGGTGAACAAATCCTCAGAGTGTCTCAAGGATGAGTACTTGATACCAGGCTCATGGTGGGTGGAGAAGAACAAAGGGCTGGTGCGTGATGAAAATGGGGAATGGGTTTTGGCTCCCCCGGATGACGAGGACCGACCTGTCCCCCCCGAGTATTGAATGGTTGGTTATTAATGGTGATGTTCATCTTTTCATATGTACGTTTTTAAAGATTCCTTCTGTTACTTAAACGGATGCTCAATCCCTCCTCGATCTCTTATTTCTAGAACGGGAATAATGGAATATGCTTTTGATCTGCTTAATTAACAAATGCCATTTTCATATGTTGATTTTCTAGTGTAAGTTAGAATAGAATAGAGGGAAGACAAGTACTATTAGAGGCCAAGCAGAGGGCCGTACCGTGAAATTActgtttatttgaaaaaaaagtaataaattaaataatttaatcgaTACTTTAATATTTCCATCATTTCACCTTCACGTCTGAATTTTTAACAATCTTTTAATAGGTGAAGATTGTTAtgaaagaatataaaagataCATAGTAGGtaatagaaaaaaatttagacaTACCTCTAGCAATATTTGTTGAAgcttgtctttgatttgatgtACTAAAAAACCCAGCAACATAAAAACTCActgaaatattttgaagtttctTTTAACCTATGAGTTTTTGATGGAATACCCATGCCCTTAATTTATAAGCTACGTTAATTAGGACTCGTACTTAAAAATATTACTCAAGGATTAAAAATGATTCCatctataattttattattgcaATAAATTACCAAACATCATTTATTTGTGTTTAATTAAACCGCAAAAAATATcttgtggcatataggccacattttattgaaaaatttcttacattctTCTACTTGGCCTACGTGAGACATAATTTCCATACAATGTTAAGTACGTCAATAtaaccattattttatttattcaaactatttatGGAGTGCTCTCGCTTACATAAGGAATAATACACATAAATTATGACAGTATGACCACGATGAGTATTCCCTTCTATGTATTACAATGTACAATATTTTCTAAATGAATACTTTATGGACAATCAAACTTTATAAATGGGCTTCTTATAAGTTATTTGTGTCTAACTTTATTTATCTCAACAGATAAAAATCAATACATGTACATCCAAAAACTTTATAACAATAACTTTATATCTGTAAACTAATTAGAGAGAAACTTAAGTACAAAATGAGGTAGTGAGTCCCATATGCTCCACATAACTTTTATACTATTTTATCGGTAAACTTTTAGTTATATGATCCGTAATCATTAATTTAGTACTTATATATAACTTTATATCTATATTCTGAATTCAAAAACCATCTAaacttatttttcaaatataatataatataatataatataagcTCAGctctgcatccgtccggatgtcagggcaacacgttcggacgctcttcagagttctaGAAGATTCTAGTTTTCATTTCCAAATGGAGGGCAGCTTACTCCGACCTACTTTTAGATGGTCAAACttactccgattgacgtgaaattttgagggtagatagaagacttcaagacaaacactttctccTTTTGGTTCGACTCAATACGAGTTCGTTATGACTCAGTTCTGGTCAGTCAAAGTTTCtagttttctttctattttctggGTATTGGCCAAGTAGGAAGAGTAGAGAGGAGGAAGCTTAGAGAACTTATTCTCTCTTGGCTGTGTGTGTGACGCTTGATGGGTATTGCATCCTTCTaccttggttctatttataagagaatgaatggttaggatcaagtagacacattttgatccaatggatgggagtTGATGCATCTTAGTCTTATTTCTAAGGCACATggtttcatcattactaaggtagtgcattctagatgtgggatgtgggcaacacttgtggtgatgagtgcacaaatcagaggaagtgggtgatgagttgtccaaCCAAAGTGGGTGAaagtattaaataatgctatatatgaattttcgtccaaatcagaGGTACTATGTTTTGTGGGTATTTTCGCATCTttaacgaagtccaaaaattatgaacttCGGAGGgcagctagaggacttcaagacaagcgtctcagtttttgaatcgacctGTTTCCGTTGTTTCAAAGTTTAAGGCCcattttttaatcaatgaaaatttattttcataaataatcatatttattcttttgccttattattaggtcttaaatctaatttaagacattgaatcttatgtcttaaaatctggggcgctacaaaaATATTGCGGAAGTATAATAGGAggtaaggtagggcttcgatatccattgctaatcatactcaattaagattcacaatgccaatgctaccatcataacttgatacttaatgcttaccagccacaagggaatgatatcttctcctaaagctattgatttccctgagcaatGAGTTatgcatggtatctactctaactcttttcttccttgaaagatttagcatggtatcttctaagttgttcttcaagaaagcataaatctttgaaaatcggtaaacacactcagattgaaacattgtatctattccagttgtctttatgttgattaatccaatgACCTGTGATGgaggttcttttgttactttattatgcccaagactcggtcatccaaattgacataaataacaaatccataccacatgcatatatgATGATTAAGCGTAAACATgagataaattcaagaaaataagaaataatcaagttaagcatcaatatatgaattgtagcaaaggcaccaattgaaaaccttaaagagacataattagggcttcaatcgagccctaactaaagtattagttacaactaatattgactaaaattatatacatatagaaaataaataaaggaagaaagaaaataaaaactagaaagaacctccttcttgatgtagcctttgattcttcctcaaagcttatgtgtgtttttcttcaaaggttagatgcctatttatagggattagagaagctctagaaatcctaaaacaattataaatagtTCTTCTAGtctaaatagaataattacaagtcttttcattttctgaaatttttatccaagtaggaaaatgattgcaaaattcgtacagatttacggtcttttattgcgggacgattttggcatggtaaacgtctgaattaggaaaaacctatttctgacatatttgttgaattttgtcTTAGCTTTCGAACGCCACCAATTTCGCCATAATCCaaagccgaaagttatgattaaattactgagacatgctcattctggattctttccaaaaataacgaatttttgctgacttctctttccttaaattcaaaattgatttggagttgaatcttttcaaaagtgagtttgccgactttgttataatcttggaatttgatggattttcttccaaaacctgtaaaatataagaaaacacaaaaacaacacaaaacatcaaactataacaaaattaagagcttaacatatgtaaattaaggggcttgaatatgtaacattcaacacttatcaggttgaaaacaaaaatgagatatctgtgtttctcttcttcttggctcttataatcaatatatatatatatatactcaaacATGTATGCTTTCTCATACCCTAGCAATAATTCAAAACTTTGCTAAGCTCCCTATGATTTGATatggaaaataacaaaaacaagcaaacatgatgaagatgaagaacttgacttacaaattaaaattataaaagttaCTAGTATGACATGAATGACAAAGTCATAGTAGTGTAAAATTATTGGATTCTGGTACATTGGATTGTGGTAATATAACGTCATTTTGGTATATTGGATTGTTAAATAATTgctaaataaaattattatttttttcctattaaaatatGTTTACTTAAATTATAGTTCTAAATTTTCAGGTTTACTTCAAATCTGTTGAGTCTATCTATTGTGTTCAAACATGAATTTGGAAAGATTATTAGCCTTCCAAATTGCTTATGTAagttatattttatgtattgcCTAATCTGGAGTGATGAACCAAGTTAACGATGATGTGTCATGTGTGTAGATGAGTAATGAACTACCTTTGGAAGATGGCCTTGAAGAAGAATGTGATGATGATTTGGTTGAATTAAATTCACTAGAAGATGTTTCTATTTGTATGgggaatgaataaaaaataaataaataaaggcccgAAAGCATAGGACCTtaacagtttgaaatttttttgatccCTTGCCTAGAAGGCCCAAAGTGACGACAAGCAACGGGAAAAATGAAAGTTATGCGGTGCTACATACTTGGCTCCAGGTGCATATGGAATCGGGAATTTGAGGCAGCACATGAAAACTTGCTCGAGGAGAGACATTGGTGATGTTGGGCAAATGCTCATATTTGGAAATCAAGGAAGTATTTCAGTAAGTGCCTCTAAATTTTTTGCTAAAAGATATAGAAAAGTGTTGGTTGCTTCAATTATAAAGCATGACTTGCCTTTTCGATATGTTGAGTATGATGGTGTACGAGAAATGATGCAATACTtgtgatgagaatgtaaaatgttatatttttccccttaatatttaatctcttatacttatttaatgcctaaatgtactcattattcttatattttgatttaggatgcaaattgaggcattaaatgcaaaacaaagctaattgggcgattttggatagatttgatatcagttcgtaatctggacataactctctcataaaagcttcgattgagatgattcaagatgctgtgaaacgccaagaaaaagatctacaacttttatgttttacgttttgagagataccggatgaatcaaggtagaaatcgggcttgaagttgacgttctgatgtggatctgatgcgatttattttaggaagttttcagatatggaaatttctttactttgagccttttcataattatccaatcaattccaaccaagccaagcaataaataaaaagttaaagcaaaaggaaataaagaagagatttgtggggaccacgcggaagaagacaacatgaaaggagcatctctttccatgacaaggcaaattgattttctctccatacttgactgatttgtggggacttaaacaaggaaagaatcgataaagcatatggcaacaaaagtccccattgaaatcatcaccttcctagttatcctagcctttattttatgtttaatattttccttaattagtagatttgtgtattgttattttaggatagtatttacaatatctttctttaggagatttcctaggtttctagcatatgggatgaaacatgtataaaaggggggaaccatgacacacaacacacaccttctaccttacatcttctatcttccatcttctcccctcttctctaacttctttgagtcatggccctgcgtggctaaactttcataattggtcaaaggaaacggaagcctcggactcaataaaactgtgagatctaatttgtttttattgttcgatttatgctttgagtatcggatGTTCTTCTTTGCCTAATtccatgattgtctcgtttaattgctaggagtactactagtttattatttgttgcaatctattgctaggaTGGATATCAAATctgtaattgtttgatccctccaatctgtgaagcaactaagatttaatgatttgctgcttctcagtgattattaaatcttaggaagaacatccgacgaaattaaatgcaaccgcttgtgcttgtgttgtttcgcttcatcgatctctctaattcttaaggctgctactagattaaacctatagcgcttgtcttgggttgtttagtagttagggttaattagagcgcttgtcttctaattaactacgactaaggagagataggaaaataatTCCAACAGtgaatattcaagtatgaattgatatatatttgcatcgatgatcagttgtaaaattccgacggtggaagttgacttagaccaatgttttcttacttgattgatattttaaattgtttctttgttatttttcttaaaattattttcatactcaaaaccccGCCAttcttgttcacgtagcataaaaatccggctaattattctccgtgggatcgacccttacttgcactactacatttatatttttagaagtaaggttttatttttgggtgctcgcgacagcacgccaaattttggcgccgttgccggggagtaattctagtttatttttgtgcttcttgtgatccttattttgttcttgaaattttttgcttttattgttcaaaaaaaaaaaattaaaaaaaaattgtttgttttatttattttcattactctagactttttctaatttattttaattgtttatcaTTGTAACTCGATCTTCTAACCAAAGTGATTTTCAGTACGATCCAGAAATAGAAAGAACTTTGTGCAGGTTAAGGAGGGAAGCTCGGAGAAATTCTGAAGAGAACGATTTGGCTCTTGACTTCCTATTTGCTAGCGATTCTGATTTAAAAGAGGAGGAAATCATGGCTGGAAATCGAACTTTGAAAGAGCTTGCTGCTCCTGATTTGAATCAACAACCTTTATGCATAACGTTCCCTACTTTAGATGCTACTActacttttgaattaaaatctggACTAATACATCTCTTGCCCACTTTTCATGGCCTAACAGGTGAAGATCCTCACAAGCATTTAAAGGAGCTTCATATGGTATGCACGAGTATGAAACCCACAAGGGTAACTGAGGAGCAAATTAAATTAAGCGCCTTTCCGTTTTCTTTGAAGGATTCGGCTAAGGATTGGCTCTATTATCTACCCTCCGGGAGTATTACCACATGGAACGAGATGAAGAGACTGTTTTTGGAGAAATATTTCCCAGCTTCAAGGGCGTCCAACATTCGAAAAGAAATTTGTGGTGTAAGGCAGCACAACGGAGAGTCCCTACACGAATACTGGGAACGTTTTAAAATATTGTGTGTAAGCTGCCCCCATCATCAAATTAGTGAGCAGCTACTTATCCAGTATTTCTACGAGGGACTTCTAGCCATTGATAGGAGCATGATTGATGCTGCTAGTGGAGGAGCTTTGGTGGATAAAACTCCCGAAGCCGCAAGAAACTTGATAGCAAATATGGCGGCCAATTCTCAACAATTTGGCACTAGGCTTGACCTTCCACCTAAGCATGTTAATGAGGTAAACAATTCTtcccttgaacaacaaattgcaAGTCTGACTTCTCTTGTTCGTCAAATGGTTGTAGGTAATATGCAAACTGTGAAGGCTTGTGGGATTTGTTCAATAGTAGGGCATCCAACCGATATGTGCCCAACTCTTCAAGAGGAGCCCACTGAGCAAGTGAATGCGGCAGGTGGTTTTCCTGGACAAACGTAAAGGAAATATAATCCCTATTCGAGCACGTATAACCCAGGATGGAGGGATCACCCCAATCTCAGCTATGGGAATCCACAAGTAAACCAGCCCGCGACTCAAACCCACCCAAGTTATTAGCAATATAAGCAGTCATACCCTCCTAGACAACAATTGAGCCAAATTTCTAATTATGGTATGTCTTTAGACGATATTGTTAAGTCTCTTGCCACTAACACTTTGCAATTTCAACAGGAGACGAGGGCCGGTATTCAAAGTTTGGAAAATCATACGAGGGCCGGTATTCAAAGTTTGGAAAATCAGATGAGGGCCAGCATTCAAGGTTTGGAAAATCAGATGGGCCAGATGGCGACCGAAATTAGTCAGCTAAAGGCGCAAAGTTCAGGGAAATTACCCTCTCAAACGGTAATAAATCCAAGGGAAAATGTAAGTTCAATCGTTTTGAGAAGTGGTAAAGAGATTGAGATTCCAGTAAAGGCAACCCCTGCATCGTCAgagcaagaaaaggagaaaaacgtCGTTGCAGACGGGGATTTTCCCAATGACGATGACGTATCTAAGCGTAAGTTTCCACCTCTTTCTGAGTATAAACCAGTACCTCCTTTTCCTCAGGCTTTAGTAGAATCTAGAAAATATGAGCGAAATTCAGATTTATATGAGACTTTTCGTAGATGCGAGGTAAATATTCCACTTTTAGATTCTATTAAACAAGTACCTCTTTATGCTAAATTCCTGAAAGAACTGTGTACACATAAGAGGGAACAAAAACTTAAAGGATGTAAGAAGGTGAGCATAGGGGAGAATGTTTCTGTagttattcaaagaaaactccCTGCGAAGTGCAAAGATCCAGGTATGTTTACTATCCCTTGTACTATAGGTAACACGAGATTTGAGAAGGCCATGGCAGATTTAGGAGCTTCTATCAATGTAATGCCATATTCTATATATGCTTCTTTGAAGCTTGGGCCTTTGCATAAAACTGGTGTTGTGATTCAATTGGCTGATAGATCTATTGCCTATCCTAAGGGTGTAGTTGAGGATGTTCTTGTGCAAATCAATGATTTGGTTTTTCCTGCTGATTTCTatgtgcttgatatggaaaatggtGATCAAATTGCTCCTATTTTGTTAGGAAGACCATTCTTGAAGACATCCAAAACCAAGATAGATGTTAATAGTGGCACAATTACCATGGAATTTGATGGTgaaattattaagtttaatatttatgatgccatgaaatatcctcatgatgataatcctgtttattctATTGATATGATTGATTCTTTAGCACAGgaagtttttgaacttgatggAAAAGATGAGTTGGAAGTTGCCATTAGTAAGCATCTTGAGAGGGAGAGTGAGGAGTTTGGCTTGAGTACTGATTTGCAGGAAACCGTGGCAGCGTTGAATGATTGTTCAAAGTTACAGCAGTCAGGTAGCGTTCCTTATATTGCGTTACCAATTTCTAACGAAAAGCCTTTACCCTCTGTTTTACAGGCCCCCATTCCAGAATTGAAGCCTCTTCCCAGTCACCACAATTACGTATTCTTGGGAGACGAAGGAACGTTACCAGTGATCATCTCCAGTAAACTTAATGCACCACAAGAAGAAAAGCTTGTGCAGATCATTAAGGAGTATAAGACGGCTATTGGGTGGACAATTGCGGATATTAAAGGAATTAGCCCGTCTACATGCATGCATCGTATCTTACTAGAAGAGGGAGCAAAACCTTCCCGTCAACCGCAAAGAAGATTGAACCCGCCCATGATGGATGTTGTGAAGAAGGAGATCCTCAAACTTCTTGAAGTTGGAGTGATTTATCCTATTTCAGATAGTAATTGGATTAGCCCGATTCAAGTGGTTCCTAAAAAGACTGGAATAACTGTTGTGAAAAATCAGAATGATGAGTTAGTTCCTACCCGTGTTCAGAATGGGTGGCAGGTTTGTATAGATTATAGAAAATTAAATGTCGTAACCCGCAAAGACCACTTCCCTTTACCTTTTATTGATCAAATGCTTGAAAGGTTGGCTGGTCATTCTTactattgtttccttgatggttaTTCAggatattttcaaattgcaatcgCTCCAGAGGATCAAGAAAAGATGACATTTACATGCCCATTCGGAACTTTTGCATATcgtcgcatgccctttggccttTGCAACGCCCCAGCCACTTTCCAAAGGTGTATGGTTAGCATATTTTCAGATTATATTGAGCATATCATAGAAGTCTTTATGGATGATTTCACCGTTTATGGAGACTCCTTTGATAATTGTCTGCATAACCTTAtacttgttcttcaaagatgCATAGAGACTAACCTTGtgttaaattctaaaaaatgtcattttatggTTGGACAAGGTATAGTTTTGGGTCATATTGTTTCATCTAAGGGAATTGAGGTAGATAAAGCCAAAGTTGATATTATTCAATCTTTACCTTATCCCACTAGTGTGCAGGAAGTTCGTTCTTTTCTTGGACATGCAGGTTTTTATCGAAGATTCATCAAGGACTTCTCCAAAATAGCATTACCCTTGTGCAAGTTGCTACAAAAGGATGTAGCTTTTGAGCTCAATGAGGCGTGTAAAAAAGCATTTGATAAGCTAAAGGAACTGTTGACCTCTACCCCAGTTATCCAACCCCCTGATTGGAACATTCCCTTCGAGATAATGTGCGACGCAAGTGATTATGCAGTAGGCGCTGTTCTGGGTCAAAGAATTGGAAAAGCATCTCACGCTATTTATTATGCTTCAAGGACTTTGAATGATGCCCAGAGAAATTACTCTACTACTGAAAAAGAACTTCTAGCTGTTGTTTTTGCTTTAGAAAAATTTCGATCTTATTTGCTTGGTACTAAAATCATTGTTTACTCTGATCATGCAGCTCTTCATTATTTGATGacgaagaaagaggcaaaaccAAGATTAATAAGATGGATACTTCTCTTGAgtgaatttgatttggagatCAAAGACAAAAAAGGGACAGAAAATCGAGTCGCAGATCATTTGAGTCGTTTAGTTCATGTGGAGGATGAACTTCGTCTGCAAGAAACGTTCCCTAACGAGCAACTGTTCTCCGCAAGTGGGACATTACCTTGGTATGCgaatattgtaaattatttggTTACTAATGTGTTACCTCTTGATTTGTCTAGGGCTCAAAGAGATAAGATCAAGAGTGATGCTAAATACTATGTATGGGATGACCCATACTTATGGAAGCATTGTGCAGATCAAATGATAAGAAGGTGCGTTCCCGAAAATGAGATTATTTCTATTCTCACCTTTTGTCATTCGTATGGTTGTGGAGGTCACTTTGGAGAGAAGAGGACGGCGAGAAAAGTGCTAGAATGTGGTTTTTATTGGCCATCTTTATTCCAAGATTCACATCGTTTTTGTAAGTCGTGTGATCATTGTCAAAAGACAGGTAATATATCCAAAAGGAATGAGATGCCACAAACCCCCATactattttgtgaaatttttgatatttggggcatcgatttcatgggaccgtTCCCTGTATCTTtcggttatgtttatattctacTTGCTGTTGATTATGTCTCAAAATGGGTGGAAGCTAAAGCTACCAGGACTAATGATTCTAAAGTTGTTACAAATTTTATCAAGTCCAGAATATTCTCCAGgtttggaattccaagagctctAATAAGTGATCGAGGCACTCACTTTTGCAATCGAACTGTGGAGACTTTGCTGAAAAAATACCATGTGACCCACAAGGTGTCAACTGCCTATCATCCGCAAACTAGTGGACAAGCGAAAGTGTCAAATCGAGAGATAAAGTCCATCCTTGAAAAGACGGTCAATCCAAGTAGAAAAGACTGGAGTTTGCGCTTGGATGATGCCTTGTGGGCGTATAGGACTGCATATAAGATGCCCATTGGAATGTCACCTTACCGGTTGATGTTTGGGAAACCATGCCACCTACCAGTTGAGTTAGAACACAAGGCTTATTGGGCTATCAAGAGTTTCAACATGAAGATGGATGAAAGTGGAGAACATAGGAAGTTGCAACAACAAGAGTTAGAGGAAATTCGCAATGATGCCTACGAAAGTGCAAggatttacaaggaaaagacgAAGGCTTTTCATGACAAGATGATCTCTAGGAAGGAGTTcaaaattggtcaaaaagtccttctttacaattcacgacTTCGTTTGTTTCCAGGTAAGTTGCATTCTCGTTGGATTGGACCTTTTGTTGTTACTAATATTTTCCCTCATGGTGCAGTTGAAATTAAAAGTTTAGCAACTTCCAAAGTGGTCAAGGTGAATGGCCATAGACTTAAGACTTTTTATGAAGGTTTCCAAATAGAGAATGTGGTAAAATTCGATCTTGAGGATCCAATTTATACTGATTGAAGAAAGACTTGAGTCGAGCCAACGACAATAAACAAAGGCGCtgcttgggaggcaacccaaggggagtttgttttcttattctcatatttatatttttgttatttttgccttttctttgcatttcacctacattggggacaatgttagttttaagtgtgggggaagggatttaggttgtgttttaatttgtttttattgttaaaaaaaaaaaaaatg
Protein-coding regions in this window:
- the LOC133861522 gene encoding phospholipase A1-IIdelta-like, whose amino-acid sequence is MTPTAQAADQPTWPQLLGSNNWEGLLDPLDLSLRKLILRCGDLCQATYDAFNNDQNSKYCGSSRYGKASFFHKVMFDAASDYQVVYFLYATAKVSQPEAFLLHSQSRESWDRESNWIGYIAVTNDQISTALGRREIHVVWRGTTRNYEWVNVLGADLESAKPLIRPNARAESGDDGSSSSDSDGDNEKMPKVMRGWLTIYISDDPKSPFTKASARTQLLTKIKELTQQYKDEKVSMTLTGHSLGASLAVLSAFDLVENGVSDIPVSAIVFGCPQVGNKAFNERFNRYTNLKVLHVKNTIDLIPHYPGRLLGYVDTGIELVIDTRKSPSLKDSKNPSDWHNLQAMLHVVAGWNGEKGDFEVKVKRSLALVNKSSECLKDEYLIPGSWWVEKNKGLVRDENGEWVLAPPDDEDRPVPPEY